TGACACCAGCTTCGGCGGCGTCGGGCGAGCAGGCGGCGCGCTCGCGATCACCGGGGCAGCCGGGGCGACTTTGGGCGGCGGCGCCGTGTAGGGAGTCGCGGGTTTCGGCGTCACACTCTCGTGCACGAAACTGGGCGGGGGCGGGGGCACGAATTGCGGCGGAGGCGGTGCCGCAGACGGTTGCGCCAGTACCGCAAGCACCGAGGGCGTAGCACTTAATTTTGCGCCGCATTCATCGCAATACTCCGACCCATCCAGATTATCGGTGCTGCACTGCTGACATCTGATCATATCTCGTTTGCCTCCGCTTCAAGGCAACTGCACCTTCGTAAAATGCCCGGTTGATATGCCCGGTTGGGATGCTTGATTGAATGCGTTAAGAGTGGTTCAAGCTAACGGCGAGATGCCATAGCCATTCAAGAGTACAAACGCACAGAGTAAATCGCGCGTGCAAATCACATTTGCTTACATCTGCCCTTGCTGCTCACTAGACAACCACCTAAGGCATTCTACAACGGCTCATTATGCTTATGTCAGAATTGTTTGCAACCGTTCGGCCCGGCAAATTGCTTTGCTTTCGACGCATCTGTTACCATCCGCAGGCTTGTGACCGTCATTTCCAATGAGACCTTTATGCCAAATCGCATCCACTTCCTGCTTTTTCTAGCGGCGCTCGCGGTCGCTCTCTCCTGCGGCACACGCACGCCGACCCGCGTGCCCGCCGGAACGCCGCCTGCCAGTCTGGATGTCAAACACATCCGCGAACTCTTGCAACACGTCGCGGGCGCCGACCTGAAACCGGCACAAGTCGAAATCAAAAGCATTGCGCCCGGCACCGGCAACGACAATGCCGTCGTCGAAGCACGCATCGAAACGGCGTTTCGGTTGCAGCGCGAGAACGGTGCTTGGAAAGTTGCCGAAGTGCGGTTGGGCGACCGCCAATGGGAATCTCTCGACTTAGTTGAAGCCGCAGTGCAGCACGAAAAAGAACGCCGCACCACGGGGTTGTTGCAACGGCTGGCCGAGGGACTGGAGGCTTACCGGCGTGAAAAGGGCCAGTTTGTCGCCACTGAAGACGTCAGTGTGCTGCTCGACCATTTGGCGCCGCGTTATCTTGGCAATCCGCTACGCTTCGATTGGTGGGGCTCACAGTTCGTCTATCACGGCACACCTTCGAGCTATCAACTGCTTTCCGCCGGCCCCGACCGCAAGCCCGGCACCAGCGACGATTTGGTGGTTCGTAGCCAATGAACTGTCGTCCTGAAAACTACTAACCCCTCTGCATGGACATGCAATACGTTTCTGTCGAAGACCAAAAAAGGATTGCCCAAACCTATCGCACAACCGTGATCATTGTGTTGGCCTTTTGTTTTACGCCCCTGTTATTGGTTGGACTGGGATATTTCATTGGCGCCAAGGGCGGCGCGATTCGGGATGCGGAAACCTACCTGCTGATGACCAAAGTGGCCTATAGCGGCGCCTTGATTGCCGGGCTGGCGGTGGTGGCTTTGCGGCGTTTCTGGATGAGTTTTATGCGCGGCGTTGCGAACTCAGTGCCCGCCACGTTAAGCAAGCTGCGCATACTGGCTCTGCTCAGTGCGGGTTTAGGCGAAGTGGTGGCCATTATTGGGTTCATTGCGTTTTCGTTGTCGGGTGATTATCAGTTTTGCTGGCGGTTAGGTGTCGTCGGTCTGCTATTGATGCTGTATGGCTTTCCGCGTCGCTGGGAGTGGGAGCGGCTGTTAGCGGCGCGCGCGCAAGCCTAAGCGCCCGCGCCGTTCACTGGATTTGAGGTGAAGATGTCTCAGAATGATTTGAAGATGTGCCAAACTTGTCGCGCGCTAATTCCGGCCAACGCGCCGCGTTGCGAGATGTGCGGCGCAGAGGGCCATTACGCCGCACGCGCGCGCGGTACGGAAAGCGAAACCTTTGGCCTCTTTGCCCATTGGCCAGTGACGACCTTATTGCTGACTGCCAATGTTGTGATTTATGCGTTGGCGCTGCTTTATCAAATGCAACTCTTCACGCAAGCGGGTGAAGCACAAAGCTTCTCGCTCACACCTTACCCGTATGTGAACGAACTCTTCGGCTCCTCGCTGCCAAACATCCGGCAAACAGGCGAATGGTGGCGCTTGCTGGCTTCCTGTTTTCTGCACGGCGGGCCGATTCACCTGCTCTTTAATAGCATGGCGCTGATTCAGGCGGGCCGTCTCGCTGAAGAAGTTTACGGCCGTGCCCAATACATTTGTCTGTATGTGGTCACGGGAGTTGCTGGCAATTATCTCGCGATTATGTTCGGTTCGCGGGTGGTCGGCGCGTCGGGCGCCATCTTCGGCCTGATTGCCGCGTTGGCCATCTATGGCTATCGACATTCCAACAGCGCTTTGCGGAAGGATATGATGTATTGGTTGATGTACGGGCTGGCGATGAGTTTTCTCCCGGGCATCAGCATGGCCGCGCACATGGGTGGCGCGGTCGCCGGGGCCGCGCTGGCCTTTGTCTTGCCGGATCAGGAACATTTGCGCAAAAGCTTCACCCGCACTCGTCTCGCCCAAGCCTTCGGGCTGGTGGCTGGCTTAATGATCCTGATGACAGCCGTCATCGCCGGGCGTAATGTCTTAGGGCAAAGCGAAGCGCGAAAAATCAGAAGCGGGGCGGATCAGGTTTATTCGGTTTGGGTGAGCCATCTGAACTTGGGCACATATCTGAAGCTGGCCTTGCAACAGGCCGCCCCGCAATCCGCCCATCCAAATGAGCCTGAGTTGGCAGTGCTGCTAAAAGATATAGATCAAATGCAAAAGGCTTTGTGCAGCGACATTGGGGCGTTTGAACGCTTGCCTGCGGACGATGCGGCTAGCGCGCAATTGCAGCAGCGCGTGGCGCATCACTTACGCGCGCGGTGTAACCAAGCCGGTGCTGCTGAAGCGCCGAAAACCGAGGCGGAATTACAAGCGAGTCTCAATGCGTATCAGGTACAGGATCAAGAGTTGAGGCAAATCATGAAAGAGTACGATCAATGGCTGGCCGAAAAGGCCGCGACCTTGCACGTGCCGTTAGAAAGACTAAAACCGCAACTGGTGGAAAAAGACGAAGCGCCAGAGGCCAAGCGGTAGAGTTGAGGGAATTTTGATGTCAAACCAAAAACTGCTTACGGCTGTGCGTGTTTTATTCATGATGCTGGCATTCAAGCTTGGCCCCCACAGCAGCACCTTCGCGCAAGGCAGTCCGCCGCCCACTACTCCGCCTCTGCCAACACAACGCGCCGGTACCGACAACCCGCGCCAACAAGCCTTTCTGCGGTTTATGGAAGCGCGCCGTCTCAAAGCCGAAGCCTTGCGCCGCCGTGAAGACAAACTGATTGATCAGGCCATCGAGGCTTACCGCGACACCATCTGGCTCGATCCGCAAGCCGCCGAACCGCGCGTAGACCTGGGCGAACTCTATCTGTTCGCCAAAGGCGATCAACGTTCTGCCGAACGCGAAGCCGTCGAGGCGATCAAACGCGACGCCAATTGCGTCGGCGCGCATTTGCTGCTGGCGCGGCTCTCCATCGCGGTTATCAAGCTCGAAAACCAAAGCCAGCAACAAGTCGCGACCCAGCTTGAACGCGCCGCGCGCGAGTATGAAACTGTCGTCAAACTCGATTCCAACAGCGCCGAAGCCTGGGCCTTGCTGGCGGAGCTGTATGGCATGAAAAACGACGCCGCCAACCAGTTGCACGCGCTGGAACGTTGGGCCAGTGCCCCGTTACCGAGCGAGCAAAACTTTTATTACTGGCTGGCCAACAGCGAACTCACGCCCGACCGGGCCTTCGCCCAATTGTCACAGGCCTATTTACGTCAGAGCCGCAATCGCGAAGCGCTGGACGCCG
This sequence is a window from Acidobacteriota bacterium. Protein-coding genes within it:
- a CDS encoding type II secretion system protein GspG, coding for MPNRIHFLLFLAALAVALSCGTRTPTRVPAGTPPASLDVKHIRELLQHVAGADLKPAQVEIKSIAPGTGNDNAVVEARIETAFRLQRENGAWKVAEVRLGDRQWESLDLVEAAVQHEKERRTTGLLQRLAEGLEAYRREKGQFVATEDVSVLLDHLAPRYLGNPLRFDWWGSQFVYHGTPSSYQLLSAGPDRKPGTSDDLVVRSQ
- a CDS encoding rhomboid family intramembrane serine protease gives rise to the protein MCQTCRALIPANAPRCEMCGAEGHYAARARGTESETFGLFAHWPVTTLLLTANVVIYALALLYQMQLFTQAGEAQSFSLTPYPYVNELFGSSLPNIRQTGEWWRLLASCFLHGGPIHLLFNSMALIQAGRLAEEVYGRAQYICLYVVTGVAGNYLAIMFGSRVVGASGAIFGLIAALAIYGYRHSNSALRKDMMYWLMYGLAMSFLPGISMAAHMGGAVAGAALAFVLPDQEHLRKSFTRTRLAQAFGLVAGLMILMTAVIAGRNVLGQSEARKIRSGADQVYSVWVSHLNLGTYLKLALQQAAPQSAHPNEPELAVLLKDIDQMQKALCSDIGAFERLPADDAASAQLQQRVAHHLRARCNQAGAAEAPKTEAELQASLNAYQVQDQELRQIMKEYDQWLAEKAATLHVPLERLKPQLVEKDEAPEAKR